From the genome of Thermodesulfatator atlanticus DSM 21156:
TTCAAGAATCTTTTGGGGAAGGGGCCTAAAACGCACAATCTGGCAACGAGATACTATCGTGGGCAAAAGGCCTTCGGTGCTTTTAGCCACCAGGACGAAGAGATTATAAGGAGGTGGCTCTTCAAGGGATTTAAGAAGGGCGTTAGCTGCTTCTCGGGTCATGGCTTCTGCATCAGGGAACAAAATAAGCCGCCTTTCAGCCTCAAGGGGTCTGAAATAAAGTTTGGCCTCTAGCGCACGAATCTGTTCTATTTTTAATGACTTGCTCGCAGGGCTTATTATTTCAACATCAGGGTGATTCCCGCGCAAAAATTTAGCACAGGGAACACATTTCCCGCAGGCTGTTTTCCCCTCACAAAGAAGCCGCCAGAAAAAAGAAAGTGCGGTGGTTTCTTTGCCAACGCCTTCAGGGCCAAGAAAAAGATAGGCGTGGGGAAGGCGGGCCTTTCCCTGGGCTTTTAAAAGGATTCCAAGGGCCCGGTCCTGGCCTTTGATCTCATCAAAGGAAAGCGCCTTTAGCTCTGGCACGGAGCCTCCCATATCTTGGCACCCAGTTTAGAAAACTTGTCGCAAAGGGACTCATAGCCCCTTTTCAAATGATGAATCTCGCTGATTTCCGTAACACCTTCTGCTCCAAGC
Proteins encoded in this window:
- the holB gene encoding DNA polymerase III subunit delta', with translation MPELKALSFDEIKGQDRALGILLKAQGKARLPHAYLFLGPEGVGKETTALSFFWRLLCEGKTACGKCVPCAKFLRGNHPDVEIISPASKSLKIEQIRALEAKLYFRPLEAERRLILFPDAEAMTREAANALLKSLEEPPPYNLFVLVAKSTEGLLPTIVSRCQIVRFRPLPQKILEQVLVERFGLSEEEAKGLSCLAEGSLGRALRLAERGFLEELSRFVKAISTGKPSQIVAVAETLPKLKEDLPLFWEMVLVWLRQGLLSHLELDEFPEMLPEKPPRDFVVPAMERVQQAFSAIQMNLNQEIFLLELLTFLAELWRKALHAEVSPVGARAA